GAAGAAAATTATTTAAAAGCTATTTACCATTTAGGTAAACAAGGTGTAGCAGCTGTAAGTACTAATGCTATAGCCGAAAAGATAGAGTCTAAAGCATCTTCGGTAACCGATATGGTAAAAAAACTAGCCGATAAAAATTTAGCGCATTACATAAAATATCAAGGAGTTAGTTTAACTAAAGATGGCCGTTTGGCTGCCGCTTTAGTGGTTAGAAAGCATAGGCTTTGGGAGGTTTTTTTAGTTGAAAAGCTCAATTTTTCTTGGGATGAGGTACATGATGTCGCAGAACAGTTAGAACATATCAAATCCTTAAAATTGGTAAATGAATTGGATGCCTTTTTAGGATTTCCAACTCACGACCCACATGGCGATCCTATTCCGGATAAAGAAGGAAATTATGCACCAACCAAAAGTATTAACATTCTAGATATAGAAGTTGGTGCTGAAGGTGTTTTGGCGCTTGTTAAAGATTCATCGGATGTGTTTTTAAAATATTTAAATAAAAATAATTTGGCTTTGGGCGATGTTATCAAAGTTTTAGAATTTGAACCTTTTGACGATTCGGTTACCATTCAAACTAAAAGCAAACAAATTATTATCTCTAAAGAAGTTGCTAAAAATTTATACTTAAGTCAATAATATGAATTACAACCCTATACACGCACTCGTATTGTTTTTTATAAT
The genomic region above belongs to Mariniflexile litorale and contains:
- a CDS encoding metal-dependent transcriptional regulator; translated protein: MITLSEENYLKAIYHLGKQGVAAVSTNAIAEKIESKASSVTDMVKKLADKNLAHYIKYQGVSLTKDGRLAAALVVRKHRLWEVFLVEKLNFSWDEVHDVAEQLEHIKSLKLVNELDAFLGFPTHDPHGDPIPDKEGNYAPTKSINILDIEVGAEGVLALVKDSSDVFLKYLNKNNLALGDVIKVLEFEPFDDSVTIQTKSKQIIISKEVAKNLYLSQ